One Marinibacterium anthonyi genomic region harbors:
- the rbsA_6 gene encoding Ribose import ATP-binding protein RbsA: MTDPILAGRGLVKRYGRVTALDHCDFDLMPGEILAVIGDNGAGKSTLIKAVSGAVIPEEGEIWLDGKPVRFTSPIHAREHGIETVYQTLAMSPALSIADNMFMGRELRRPGWRGKYLRQLDKPRMEEIARQKLSDLGLMTIQNINQAVETLSGGQRQGVAVARAAAFGSRVIILDEPTAALGVKESRRVLELILDVKSRGIPIILISHNMPHVFEVADRIHIHRLGQRLCVIDPKDHTMSDAVAYMTGAETPPEVLQPA; encoded by the coding sequence ATGACGGACCCCATTCTTGCAGGCCGTGGCCTGGTGAAACGCTATGGCCGGGTCACCGCGCTGGATCATTGCGATTTCGACCTGATGCCCGGGGAAATCCTGGCCGTGATCGGCGACAACGGCGCCGGCAAGTCGACCCTGATCAAGGCCGTATCGGGCGCCGTCATCCCCGAAGAGGGCGAGATCTGGCTGGACGGCAAGCCGGTCCGTTTCACCTCGCCCATCCACGCCCGCGAACACGGGATCGAAACGGTGTACCAGACGCTGGCCATGTCCCCCGCGCTGTCCATCGCCGACAACATGTTCATGGGCCGCGAACTGCGCCGCCCCGGCTGGCGGGGCAAGTACCTGCGCCAGCTCGACAAACCAAGGATGGAGGAGATCGCCCGCCAGAAGCTGTCGGACCTGGGCCTCATGACGATCCAGAACATCAACCAGGCGGTGGAAACGCTGTCCGGCGGCCAGCGCCAGGGCGTGGCGGTGGCCCGCGCGGCGGCCTTCGGGTCGCGGGTCATCATCCTCGATGAACCCACGGCGGCGCTGGGGGTCAAGGAAAGCCGCCGGGTGCTGGAACTGATCCTGGACGTGAAATCGCGCGGCATTCCGATCATCCTGATCAGCCACAACATGCCCCACGTCTTCGAGGTCGCCGACCGGATCCACATCCATCGGTTGGGACAGCGGCTGTGCGTGATCGACCCGAAGGACCACACCATGTCCGACGCGGTCGCCTACATGACCGGGGCCGAAACCCCGCCCGAGGTGCTGCAGCCCGCATGA
- the rbsC_1 gene encoding Ribose transport system permease protein RbsC: protein MSKSDNYEAAVSRASSEVASFEVHEKGVFGRFHSLLHTTPALVPLIVLVAAIAVFGLVLGTKFFSPFALTLILQQVQIVGVLAAAQALIILTAGIDLSVGAIAVLCSVIMGKFTFDYGIPPFFSVILGLACGTAIGGLNGWLVSKVKLPPFIVTLGMWQIVLAANYLYSANETIRSQEIEEQAPFLQFLGTTIDIGGARLTFGVIAMVLLVAILAYVLRSTAWGRHVYAVGDDPEAAALAGVSVHKTLMSVYCLVGFICALAGWVMIGRFGSVSPSATTGVIGNIQAITAVVIGGISLFGGRGSILGAFFGALIVGVFELGLRMAGANPQWTFLLIGVLIIGAVAVDQWIRKVSA, encoded by the coding sequence ATGTCGAAGTCCGACAATTACGAAGCCGCGGTCTCGCGGGCCTCATCCGAGGTCGCCTCGTTCGAGGTGCATGAAAAGGGAGTGTTCGGCCGGTTCCATTCGCTGCTGCACACGACGCCGGCGCTGGTGCCGCTGATCGTCCTGGTGGCGGCCATCGCGGTCTTCGGCCTGGTGCTGGGGACAAAGTTCTTCTCGCCCTTCGCGCTGACGCTGATCCTGCAACAGGTGCAGATCGTGGGCGTCCTGGCCGCCGCGCAGGCGCTGATCATCCTGACCGCCGGTATCGACCTGAGCGTCGGCGCCATTGCCGTCCTGTGTTCGGTGATCATGGGGAAATTCACCTTCGATTATGGCATTCCACCATTCTTTTCGGTGATCCTGGGCCTGGCTTGCGGCACCGCCATCGGCGGGCTGAACGGCTGGCTGGTCAGCAAGGTCAAGCTGCCGCCGTTCATCGTGACCCTGGGCATGTGGCAGATCGTGCTGGCGGCCAACTACCTGTATTCCGCCAACGAAACCATCCGCAGCCAGGAGATCGAGGAACAGGCACCCTTCCTGCAATTCCTGGGCACCACCATAGACATCGGCGGCGCGCGCCTGACCTTCGGCGTCATCGCCATGGTGCTGCTGGTCGCCATCCTCGCCTATGTGCTGCGCTCGACCGCATGGGGCCGCCACGTCTATGCCGTGGGCGACGACCCCGAGGCCGCGGCGCTGGCGGGCGTCAGCGTCCACAAGACCCTGATGTCGGTCTATTGCCTGGTCGGCTTCATCTGCGCGCTGGCGGGCTGGGTGATGATCGGCCGCTTCGGCTCGGTCTCGCCCTCCGCCACGACAGGCGTGATCGGCAACATCCAGGCCATCACCGCCGTGGTCATCGGGGGCATCTCGTTGTTCGGCGGGCGCGGTTCGATCCTGGGCGCGTTCTTTGGCGCGCTGATCGTGGGCGTTTTCGAACTGGGCCTGCGGATGGCGGGCGCCAATCCGCAATGGACCTTCCTGCTGATCGGTGTCCTTATCATCGGCGCCGTGGCTGTGGACCAGTGGATCAGAAAGGTATCGGCATGA
- the rbsB_2 gene encoding D-ribose-binding periplasmic protein precursor, which yields MKKLILGTACAVVASAGAAMAAGHETVSACLITKTDTNPFFVKMREGATAKAEELGIQLNSYAGKIDGDHETQVAAVETCIANGAKGILITASDTAGIVPVLQQARDAGLLVIALDTPLDPIDAADMTFATDNFLAGELIGQWAAASLGDDAADAKIAMLDLAVSQPTVGVLRDQGFLTGFGIDVGDPNKWGDETDDRIVGNDVTAGNEEGGRKAMENLLAKDPFVNVVYTINEPAAAGAYEALKAVGRENDVLIVSVDGGCPGVENIKAGVIGATSQQYPLLMASKGIEAIAAWAKDGVKPEATEGKGFFDTGVALVTDKPAEGVDSIDTAKGMELCWG from the coding sequence ATGAAAAAACTGATCCTGGGAACCGCTTGTGCCGTCGTGGCAAGCGCCGGTGCCGCCATGGCCGCCGGTCACGAAACGGTCTCGGCCTGCCTGATCACCAAGACCGACACCAACCCGTTCTTCGTCAAGATGCGCGAAGGCGCCACGGCCAAGGCCGAGGAACTGGGCATCCAGCTGAACAGCTACGCCGGCAAGATCGACGGCGACCACGAGACGCAGGTGGCTGCAGTCGAAACCTGCATCGCGAACGGGGCCAAGGGCATCCTGATCACCGCCTCGGATACGGCCGGCATCGTGCCGGTGCTTCAGCAGGCGCGCGACGCCGGCCTGCTGGTGATCGCGCTGGACACGCCGCTGGACCCGATCGACGCCGCCGACATGACATTCGCCACCGACAATTTCCTGGCCGGAGAGCTGATCGGCCAATGGGCCGCGGCCTCGCTGGGCGACGACGCGGCGGATGCCAAGATTGCCATGCTGGACCTGGCCGTCAGCCAGCCCACCGTGGGCGTGTTGCGCGACCAGGGTTTCCTGACCGGCTTTGGCATCGACGTGGGCGACCCGAACAAGTGGGGCGACGAGACCGACGACCGCATCGTCGGCAACGACGTGACCGCCGGCAACGAGGAAGGCGGCCGCAAGGCAATGGAAAACCTGCTGGCCAAGGATCCTTTCGTCAACGTGGTCTACACGATCAACGAACCCGCCGCCGCCGGAGCGTACGAGGCGCTGAAGGCCGTGGGGCGTGAGAATGACGTTCTGATCGTGTCGGTCGACGGCGGCTGCCCGGGGGTGGAAAACATCAAGGCCGGCGTGATCGGCGCGACATCGCAGCAATATCCGCTGCTGATGGCGTCCAAGGGGATCGAGGCCATCGCCGCCTGGGCCAAGGACGGCGTGAAGCCCGAGGCGACCGAGGGCAAGGGGTTCTTCGACACCGGCGTCGCGCTGGTCACCGACAAGCCCGCCGAAGGAGTGGACTCCATCGACACCGCCAAGGGAATGGAGCTGTGCTGGGGCTGA
- the nagC_2 gene encoding N-acetylglucosamine repressor: protein MTEIRRLTGGINQSGVRAYNERLILTMLQRNGPTAGRDLARQSGLSPQTVSVILRKLETDGLVLRGAPQRGKVGKPSVPVTLNPDGLFSIGLKIGRRSADLVLMDFAGQVRSKYRLQYAYPTPDEVFGFLRDGLGKAYGDLTPEGRVRICGIGIAAPFELWNWHELAGAPARDFETWKTIDIRAEVGRFTDLPIFVTNDATAACRAEQIYGNGKHYRDYAYFFLAAFIGGGVVLNHLVVEGPHGNAGAFGPLLLPGPNGKPVPLMDVASIRTLETRLEAEGLDRRLLWQMPQNWDDLESYVAPWIDQTGAALALASITTCAVIDFEAVLIDGALPPDIRRRLVDRVRDVLPTLDVRGVVVPKVAEGRIGGNARAIGAASRPMIAGFLLDEFTGLAGA, encoded by the coding sequence ATGACTGAAATTCGGCGATTGACAGGCGGGATCAACCAAAGCGGCGTTCGGGCGTACAACGAACGGCTGATCCTGACGATGCTGCAAAGGAACGGCCCCACGGCGGGCCGCGATCTGGCACGCCAGTCGGGCCTGTCGCCGCAGACGGTGTCGGTGATCCTGCGCAAGCTGGAAACCGATGGGCTGGTCCTGCGGGGCGCGCCGCAGCGGGGCAAGGTGGGCAAGCCGTCGGTGCCGGTGACGCTGAACCCTGACGGGCTGTTTTCCATCGGGCTGAAGATCGGGCGGCGCAGCGCGGACCTGGTGCTGATGGATTTCGCGGGGCAGGTCCGGTCGAAGTACCGGTTGCAATATGCCTACCCGACGCCGGACGAGGTCTTTGGCTTTCTGCGCGACGGGCTGGGCAAGGCCTACGGAGACCTGACGCCCGAAGGCCGCGTCCGCATCTGCGGCATCGGCATCGCGGCCCCGTTCGAGCTGTGGAACTGGCACGAGTTGGCCGGCGCGCCGGCCCGGGATTTCGAGACCTGGAAGACCATCGACATCCGCGCCGAAGTCGGGCGATTCACCGATCTGCCGATATTCGTCACCAACGACGCCACCGCCGCCTGCCGGGCCGAACAGATCTATGGCAACGGCAAGCATTACCGCGATTACGCCTATTTCTTCCTGGCCGCCTTCATCGGCGGCGGCGTCGTGCTGAACCACCTGGTCGTCGAAGGCCCGCACGGCAATGCCGGCGCTTTCGGCCCGCTGCTTCTGCCCGGCCCGAACGGCAAGCCGGTGCCGCTGATGGACGTCGCCTCGATCCGGACTTTGGAAACGCGACTTGAGGCGGAAGGCCTGGATCGGCGCCTGCTCTGGCAGATGCCGCAGAACTGGGACGATCTTGAATCCTACGTCGCGCCCTGGATCGACCAGACCGGCGCGGCGCTGGCGCTGGCCTCGATCACGACCTGCGCGGTCATCGACTTCGAGGCGGTGCTGATCGACGGCGCCCTGCCGCCGGACATCCGGCGGCGGCTGGTCGATCGGGTCCGCGACGTGCTGCCGACGCTGGATGTGCGCGGAGTGGTCGTGCCGAAGGTCGCCGAAGGCCGCATCGGCGGCAACGCCCGCGCCATCGGCGCCGCCAGCCGGCCGATGATCGCGGGCTTCCTGCTGGACGAATTCACCGGGCTCGCAGGGGCCTGA
- the lcfB_7 gene encoding Long-chain-fatty-acid--CoA ligase, translating into MTIYKSRFPDVELSGKTVTERVFEGIAPDKVILIDGPTRRQLTGAQFIGGVKALAGGLTARGWGAGACVALMAPNMPEFCVVFHGVAWSGGTVTTINPTYTAHEVNHQLTDAGADVLVTIAMFADIAREAIKGTKIRDIVIIGEAPDGMIPLTDVMGAPIETQVPVDVTEHVVALPYSSGTTGLPKGVMLTHRNLVVNIDQSLIPAHVAPDEMTVAFLPFFHIYGLQVLMNIYLTAGGGLVTMPRFDLDLFLTLVSEFRTPRLWIVPPVALALAKHPLVEKYDLSCVEQVCSAAAPLGADVAKAMGARLGADAVQGYGMTELAPVSHVSPFGEGRPGASGVAISNTECRIVNPETLQDVDPGVDGELWVRGPQVMKGYLNNPDATAANIVQGGWLRTGDIGHIDADGYLFITDRLKELIKYKGFQVAPAEVEAELVTHPAIADAAVVGKPDDEAGELPKAYIVVAQGAQTPTLAEVQKYLETRLAHFKQVREMEVLEAIPKSASGKILRRMLREPA; encoded by the coding sequence ATGACAATCTACAAAAGCAGATTTCCGGACGTGGAGCTGTCCGGCAAGACCGTGACCGAACGCGTGTTCGAAGGGATCGCGCCGGACAAGGTCATCCTGATCGACGGTCCCACCCGGCGGCAGCTGACCGGCGCGCAGTTCATCGGCGGCGTCAAGGCGCTGGCCGGCGGGCTGACGGCGCGGGGCTGGGGGGCAGGGGCCTGCGTGGCGCTGATGGCGCCCAACATGCCCGAATTCTGCGTGGTCTTCCACGGGGTCGCCTGGTCGGGCGGTACGGTGACCACGATCAACCCGACCTACACCGCGCACGAGGTGAACCACCAGCTGACCGACGCCGGCGCCGACGTTCTGGTGACCATCGCCATGTTCGCCGACATCGCGCGCGAGGCGATCAAGGGCACCAAGATCCGCGATATCGTCATCATCGGCGAGGCGCCCGACGGCATGATCCCCCTGACCGACGTCATGGGCGCGCCGATCGAGACGCAGGTGCCGGTGGACGTCACCGAACACGTGGTCGCGCTGCCTTATTCCTCGGGCACGACGGGCCTGCCCAAGGGGGTGATGCTGACCCATCGCAACCTGGTGGTGAACATCGACCAGTCGCTCATCCCCGCCCACGTGGCGCCGGACGAGATGACGGTGGCCTTCCTGCCGTTCTTCCACATCTACGGGCTGCAGGTGCTGATGAACATATACCTGACCGCCGGTGGCGGTCTGGTGACCATGCCGCGGTTCGACCTGGACCTGTTCCTGACGCTGGTGTCCGAATTCCGCACGCCGCGCCTTTGGATCGTGCCGCCTGTGGCGCTGGCGCTGGCCAAGCATCCGCTGGTCGAGAAATACGACCTGTCCTGCGTCGAACAGGTCTGTTCCGCCGCCGCCCCGCTGGGCGCGGATGTCGCCAAGGCCATGGGCGCGCGTCTGGGGGCGGACGCGGTGCAGGGCTATGGCATGACCGAACTGGCCCCGGTTTCGCATGTCTCGCCCTTCGGCGAGGGCAGGCCGGGCGCGTCGGGGGTGGCGATTTCCAACACCGAATGCCGCATCGTGAACCCCGAGACGCTGCAGGATGTCGACCCCGGCGTGGATGGCGAACTGTGGGTGCGCGGACCGCAGGTGATGAAGGGCTACCTGAACAACCCGGATGCCACGGCGGCCAACATCGTGCAGGGCGGCTGGCTGAGGACCGGGGACATCGGCCATATCGACGCGGACGGCTACCTGTTCATCACCGACCGGCTGAAAGAGCTGATCAAGTACAAGGGATTCCAGGTCGCCCCGGCCGAGGTCGAGGCCGAGCTGGTGACACACCCGGCCATCGCGGACGCGGCGGTGGTCGGCAAGCCCGATGACGAAGCCGGGGAATTGCCCAAGGCCTATATCGTCGTGGCCCAGGGCGCGCAGACCCCGACACTGGCCGAGGTGCAGAAATACCTGGAAACCCGGCTGGCCCATTTCAAGCAGGTGCGCGAGATGGAGGTTCTTGAGGCGATCCCGAAATCGGCATCCGGCAAGATCCTGCGGCGGATGCTGCGCGAACCGGCTTGA
- a CDS encoding Hemin uptake protein → MNVRSTLTDTETSVPVLPKHDALALTAGGNLAEIVLGDQVYRLRITKAGKLILTK, encoded by the coding sequence ATGAATGTGCGGTCCACCCTCACCGATACCGAGACCTCTGTCCCGGTCCTGCCCAAACACGACGCGCTGGCGCTGACCGCCGGTGGCAACCTGGCCGAGATCGTCCTGGGCGATCAGGTCTACCGCCTTCGGATCACGAAGGCCGGGAAGCTGATCCTGACGAAATGA
- a CDS encoding 2-keto-3-deoxy-galactonokinase, protein MANWIAVDWGTTRMRAWCLDDHGEVLAATQSDRGMGALTPAGFETALLDATGDWIDGPTRVVACGMVGARQGWADAGYAVAPCKPPTSAHAVPAPVEDPRLEVFLLPGVSQQRPADVMRGEETQVAGFLAEHPQFDGVICLPGTHTKWVHVSAGEIVSFRSFMTGEIFALLSGQSVLRHGLDGEGWDDASFDQGVVDGMARPQLLTSDAFSLRADYLLHGLDPSCGRARLSGLLIGVELSGAKPYWLGQQLAFIGAPALAEAYQRALKAQGATGARMDAEAMTLAGLQAAHATLT, encoded by the coding sequence ATGGCGAACTGGATAGCGGTGGATTGGGGCACGACCCGGATGCGGGCCTGGTGCCTTGACGACCACGGAGAGGTTCTGGCCGCAACCCAGTCCGACCGTGGCATGGGCGCGCTGACGCCCGCCGGTTTTGAAACCGCGCTGCTGGACGCCACCGGCGACTGGATCGACGGACCGACCCGCGTCGTCGCCTGCGGCATGGTCGGCGCCCGCCAGGGCTGGGCTGATGCGGGCTATGCCGTGGCCCCCTGCAAGCCGCCCACCAGCGCCCACGCTGTGCCCGCCCCGGTCGAGGATCCCCGGCTTGAGGTCTTTCTGCTGCCCGGCGTCAGCCAGCAGCGCCCCGCCGACGTGATGCGCGGCGAGGAAACCCAGGTGGCCGGGTTCCTGGCCGAACATCCGCAGTTCGACGGGGTGATCTGCCTGCCCGGCACCCACACCAAGTGGGTGCATGTCAGCGCGGGCGAGATTGTCAGCTTTCGCAGCTTCATGACCGGCGAGATCTTTGCCCTGCTGTCGGGCCAGTCGGTGCTGCGCCACGGGCTGGACGGCGAGGGCTGGGATGACGCGTCCTTTGACCAGGGCGTCGTCGACGGCATGGCCCGTCCGCAGCTTCTGACCAGCGACGCCTTTTCGCTGCGCGCCGACTACCTGCTGCACGGGCTGGACCCGTCCTGCGGCCGCGCGCGGCTGTCCGGCCTGCTGATCGGGGTCGAGCTGAGCGGGGCGAAACCCTATTGGCTGGGGCAGCAACTGGCCTTCATCGGGGCGCCTGCGCTGGCCGAAGCCTACCAGAGGGCGCTGAAGGCCCAGGGCGCCACGGGCGCGCGGATGGACGCCGAGGCGATGACGCTGGCCGGTCTGCAGGCGGCCCACGCCACGCTGACCTGA